The following are from one region of the Stigmatella ashevillena genome:
- the tnpB gene encoding IS66 family insertion sequence element accessory protein TnpB (TnpB, as the term is used for proteins encoded by IS66 family insertion elements, is considered an accessory protein, since TnpC, encoded by a neighboring gene, is a DDE family transposase.), which yields MLTLPSAVKIVLATEPVDMRKSIDGLMGLVRSSFGEDVYSGHLFVFVSRRGDRVKILTFSRGGFILYYKRLEQGRFRLPQVQAEATSVRLDATQLAMLLDGIDVAEVKRPTAWEPPKHAAAS from the coding sequence GTGCTGACGCTGCCCTCGGCGGTGAAGATTGTGTTGGCGACAGAGCCAGTGGACATGCGCAAGTCCATCGACGGGCTGATGGGGCTGGTGCGTTCCAGCTTCGGAGAGGACGTCTACTCCGGACACCTGTTCGTCTTCGTCAGTCGGAGGGGGGACCGGGTGAAGATCCTCACCTTCAGCCGCGGCGGCTTCATCCTGTACTACAAGCGCTTGGAGCAAGGCCGGTTCCGGCTGCCGCAGGTGCAGGCGGAGGCAACCTCCGTGAGGCTGGACGCCACGCAGTTGGCGATGCTGCTGGACGGCATCGACGTGGCCGAGGTGAAACGGCCGACTGCATGGGAGCCGCCCAAGCACGCAGCCGCCTCGTGA
- the tnpA gene encoding IS66 family insertion sequence element accessory protein TnpA produces MTKPADKPQWVRIAEQFEHSGQTQKQFAQQHGLPLSTVQSWIYRRRRQASAVRVPAVRLLPVEVAEPTVSSEGKVEVLTGRGVRVSFALGTDVSYVARLVAALESPSC; encoded by the coding sequence ATGACAAAGCCAGCCGACAAGCCGCAGTGGGTCCGCATCGCCGAGCAGTTCGAGCACAGCGGGCAGACGCAGAAGCAGTTCGCCCAGCAGCACGGGCTGCCGCTGAGTACCGTGCAGTCGTGGATCTACCGGCGGAGGCGCCAAGCGTCCGCCGTCCGTGTCCCGGCCGTGCGCCTGCTGCCAGTGGAGGTGGCCGAGCCGACGGTGAGTAGCGAGGGGAAGGTGGAGGTACTCACGGGAAGAGGTGTGCGGGTGAGCTTCGCGTTGGGCACGGACGTTTCCTACGTGGCGCGGTTGGTAGCAGCACTGGAGAGCCCCTCGTGCTGA